One window of bacterium genomic DNA carries:
- a CDS encoding PD40 domain-containing protein, whose amino-acid sequence MKRKESVYFLFVLLTIFYFLLGGVKTPFSVEELLLEGYISQPSFSPSDANTIACFSLKKDESSLILLDLRKSKKQGKTLFTSQRQKLFPNPYSPIRWSPSGDALLFLANSIQPSPSLIPRGTIWLINLPSGKQSAITESEDFFSPSFSPDGKIIASLRGTPNNASLWLYERGKGKWKLELEGLKANCLTWSKDGKFIYIGGDEGIYEVIWDKPKPEAKFFPIDKRIISLYHMAEGVLLASVFSHQAQFAPGLLPVSGADIFALELEGKGVKEGAITRNGASFNPVLFQRGMLVYIRNTPLLDDKGTLKGVVSSLWSAVGEELLAPYCDGDSLPSLSSDGRLLAFTKEGKLCLINIEKLTSSLPSMEEGDKELSQKVNQMKQIGLALLMYCQDYDETFPPAENFYEALYPYLKNELILSIFTDPHFHYYSPPPLIDIHHPSETLLARWEVSPGLFINLYVDGHVSVEEGGEQ is encoded by the coding sequence GTGAAAAGGAAAGAATCTGTTTACTTTCTCTTCGTTCTTCTTACCATCTTCTATTTCCTTTTAGGGGGAGTTAAAACGCCCTTCAGCGTTGAGGAGCTTCTCCTTGAGGGCTACATCTCACAGCCATCCTTTTCTCCCAGCGACGCCAACACAATCGCTTGTTTCTCTCTTAAAAAAGACGAATCCTCCCTCATACTCTTGGATTTAAGGAAATCAAAGAAGCAGGGCAAAACCCTCTTCACCTCCCAAAGACAGAAGCTCTTCCCCAATCCTTATTCCCCCATCCGCTGGTCTCCTTCAGGCGACGCTCTCCTCTTCCTCGCAAATTCAATTCAACCGTCTCCTTCCCTCATACCTAGGGGAACCATCTGGCTCATAAACCTTCCTTCGGGAAAGCAATCCGCTATAACGGAAAGTGAGGATTTCTTCTCCCCTTCCTTCTCTCCCGATGGCAAGATTATCGCCTCCTTGAGGGGAACCCCAAACAACGCTTCCCTTTGGCTCTACGAGAGGGGAAAAGGCAAATGGAAGCTTGAATTGGAGGGATTAAAAGCGAATTGCCTCACTTGGTCAAAGGACGGGAAATTTATCTATATAGGCGGGGACGAAGGCATTTATGAGGTGATATGGGATAAACCCAAACCGGAGGCGAAATTCTTCCCTATCGATAAAAGAATAATTTCCCTATATCATATGGCTGAGGGCGTGCTTTTAGCGAGCGTTTTCTCCCATCAGGCACAATTCGCTCCGGGTTTGCTTCCCGTTTCAGGGGCGGATATATTCGCATTGGAGTTGGAGGGTAAGGGAGTTAAGGAAGGAGCGATAACGAGAAACGGCGCTTCCTTTAATCCCGTCCTCTTCCAGAGGGGGATGTTGGTTTATATCAGGAATACGCCTCTTCTTGACGATAAGGGGACATTGAAAGGTGTAGTGAGCAGTCTTTGGAGCGCTGTTGGGGAGGAGTTGCTTGCCCCCTATTGCGATGGTGACAGCCTCCCCTCCCTATCATCGGATGGCAGACTCTTAGCCTTCACTAAGGAGGGGAAGCTCTGCCTCATTAACATTGAGAAATTGACATCCTCCTTGCCTTCAATGGAGGAGGGGGATAAAGAGCTTTCTCAAAAGGTCAACCAAATGAAGCAAATAGGATTAGCTCTCTTGATGTATTGTCAAGACTACGATGAAACTTTCCCACCTGCGGAAAATTTTTACGAGGCGTTATATCCCTATCTGAAGAACGAGCTCATTCTGTCCATTTTTACTGACCCCCATTTTCATTATTATTCTCCTCCACCCTTGATAGATATCCATCACCCTTCCGAGACGCTTCTAGCAAGGTGGGAGGTATCGCCGGGGCTCTTCATAAATCTTTATGTGGATGGTCATGTAAGCGTTGAGGAAGGGGGTGAGCAATGA